A window from Candidatus Lernaella stagnicola encodes these proteins:
- a CDS encoding DUF1571 domain-containing protein: MVLRTTCFSTALLLLIGLLIFAASATADEDPLTTFKTVLAKAEQSYARVKHFEGEIEAQERVKGKLNEKEFIHFLIVKESKSFAYQWHKGGRYNGLVASHIAERDGEDKFRAIGTGKLKLIGVQHLGYYSYIVDKFYPHHFRIHEYGIGFLLGRMIRVHKRAEALAKLSVTDRGVVTRPSGAQVHLFETRLSPNAADGLEYSRTILGFSPEHDLPLLTELYDFEGRLHSRYEITELTLNGPYDQSAFDLK, from the coding sequence ATGGTGTTGCGTACAACTTGTTTTTCCACGGCGTTGTTGTTGCTCATTGGCTTGTTGATTTTCGCCGCGAGCGCGACCGCGGACGAAGATCCGTTGACGACATTCAAAACGGTTCTGGCCAAGGCGGAGCAATCCTACGCCCGCGTAAAACACTTCGAAGGGGAGATCGAAGCACAGGAACGGGTCAAAGGGAAATTGAACGAAAAGGAATTCATCCACTTCCTGATCGTCAAGGAGTCCAAGAGCTTCGCCTACCAGTGGCACAAGGGCGGACGGTACAACGGCCTGGTCGCCTCGCACATCGCCGAACGCGACGGCGAAGACAAGTTCCGCGCCATCGGTACCGGCAAACTGAAGCTCATCGGCGTGCAACACCTGGGATACTATTCCTACATCGTCGACAAGTTTTACCCGCATCATTTCCGCATTCACGAATACGGCATCGGCTTTCTTCTGGGGCGGATGATCAGAGTCCACAAGCGCGCCGAGGCGTTGGCCAAACTTTCCGTGACCGACCGCGGCGTCGTCACCCGGCCCAGCGGCGCGCAAGTTCATCTGTTCGAGACCCGCCTGTCGCCCAATGCCGCCGACGGCCTCGAGTACTCGCGCACGATTCTCGGCTTCAGCCCGGAGCACGATTTGCCGCTGCTCACTGAGTTGTACGATTTTGAAGGCCGTCTGCATTCGCGCTATGAAATCACCGAGCTGACCCTCAACGGCCCCTACGACCAAAGCGCGTTTGATCTGAAATAA
- a CDS encoding S8 family serine peptidase: MKHRLIVLILLLSLVIAAGSAMAADREVRLHARHFTPTSLDVDAALSQFSGRHAFVQFDRLPNAATRDQLAARGLRLLRSVGGNAYIAAVAAEVSLPKSDRATLRWVGEIRASDKLHTAVREGRFAPHSDAGFGRRVVDVGFHLDVGRTAAERVLADFDAEQHDYATLTNSFIVTLDAAEIENLAARDQVVWVAEAGPALAPMMNTARVTTGADIAQEPPYSVSGAGVKAFVLDGGSPATGANAHPDLAGRVTTSGFSMPDIIGHATHVSCTIAGDGTASDGFWRGMAPEAEIISTTILPIPTLPPLYNQPGNMESAYRDAIAAGASVSNNSIGSNISQLGSIFCDKEGDYERTAQLIDGIIGEAFGRITIVWANGNERGNNDGACGNAYYTTAPPATAKNSITVGAVNKEDQSMTPFSSWGPTDDGRMRPDISAPGCSVTGGLVSCSGPFSGPDTDYMSMCGTSMASPVVTGSVALAQEYWRRQIGGEDAWASTMKALFIHGATELGQPGPDYQYGFGGLDVPATLDLIDGALIVEESLDQGGEYRLQLEPTGDPIKVTLAWTDVAGSLLAERTLVNDLDLTLVAADGTILPWTLDPANPGDLATRAVNERDPVEQITFDLDGKAPVEIVVTAAGVPEGPQRFSLVITGLEDAAPGDDDSAGDDDSGDDDSGDDDSGDDDATGGNPADDDDDDNDGGGCGC, translated from the coding sequence ATGAAACACCGTTTGATTGTTTTAATCCTCCTGCTTTCGTTGGTGATCGCGGCCGGTTCCGCGATGGCCGCAGATCGTGAAGTTAGGCTGCACGCGCGGCACTTCACCCCCACATCACTCGACGTCGACGCCGCCCTGTCGCAATTCTCCGGTCGCCATGCCTTTGTGCAATTCGACCGGTTACCCAACGCGGCAACCCGGGACCAGCTCGCGGCGCGTGGGCTTCGTCTGTTGCGTTCCGTCGGCGGCAACGCGTACATCGCGGCTGTCGCGGCCGAGGTCTCCCTACCCAAAAGCGACCGCGCGACGTTGCGGTGGGTGGGTGAAATCCGCGCGTCGGACAAGTTGCACACCGCCGTTCGAGAGGGACGTTTCGCCCCACATAGCGACGCCGGATTCGGTCGCCGGGTGGTGGACGTCGGTTTTCATTTGGATGTCGGCCGCACGGCGGCTGAACGGGTCCTCGCCGACTTCGACGCCGAACAACACGACTACGCCACGCTGACCAACTCCTTTATCGTCACGCTCGACGCGGCGGAAATCGAAAACCTGGCCGCGCGTGACCAGGTCGTGTGGGTCGCCGAGGCCGGACCGGCGTTGGCTCCCATGATGAACACGGCGCGCGTCACTACCGGGGCCGACATCGCGCAAGAGCCGCCGTATTCGGTGAGCGGCGCGGGCGTGAAAGCGTTCGTGCTCGACGGAGGCTCCCCGGCCACCGGCGCCAACGCGCACCCGGATCTCGCCGGTCGCGTGACGACCAGCGGCTTCTCCATGCCGGATATCATCGGCCACGCCACGCACGTTTCCTGCACGATCGCCGGCGACGGCACGGCGTCGGACGGCTTCTGGCGCGGGATGGCTCCCGAGGCGGAGATCATCTCCACGACGATCCTGCCGATACCCACGTTACCGCCGTTGTACAACCAACCCGGCAACATGGAGAGCGCCTACCGCGACGCCATCGCCGCGGGCGCGTCGGTGTCCAACAATTCCATCGGTTCGAACATCTCCCAACTCGGGTCGATCTTTTGCGACAAGGAAGGCGACTACGAGCGTACCGCGCAGTTGATCGACGGCATCATCGGCGAAGCCTTCGGCCGCATCACGATCGTGTGGGCCAACGGCAACGAGCGCGGCAACAACGACGGCGCTTGTGGGAACGCCTACTACACTACCGCGCCGCCCGCGACGGCCAAGAATTCCATCACTGTGGGCGCGGTCAACAAAGAAGACCAATCCATGACGCCCTTCTCCAGTTGGGGGCCGACCGACGACGGCCGTATGCGACCGGACATCAGCGCGCCGGGCTGCTCGGTTACCGGCGGCTTGGTCAGTTGCAGCGGACCCTTTTCCGGACCCGACACGGACTACATGTCGATGTGCGGCACGAGCATGGCTTCGCCCGTCGTCACCGGTTCCGTCGCGTTGGCGCAGGAATACTGGCGCCGGCAAATCGGCGGCGAAGATGCGTGGGCCTCGACGATGAAAGCGCTGTTCATTCATGGCGCCACCGAGTTGGGACAGCCGGGACCGGACTACCAATACGGTTTCGGCGGGCTGGACGTGCCCGCGACCCTCGATTTGATCGACGGTGCGTTGATCGTTGAAGAATCGCTCGATCAAGGCGGAGAGTACCGGTTGCAACTCGAGCCCACCGGCGACCCGATCAAAGTGACCTTGGCGTGGACTGACGTTGCCGGCTCGCTGCTGGCGGAGCGCACGCTGGTCAACGATCTAGACCTGACGTTGGTGGCCGCGGACGGGACCATCCTGCCGTGGACGCTCGATCCGGCCAATCCCGGCGACCTGGCGACGCGGGCCGTGAACGAGCGCGATCCGGTCGAGCAGATCACCTTCGACCTCGACGGCAAAGCGCCCGTCGAGATCGTCGTGACGGCTGCGGGCGTGCCCGAGGGGCCGCAGCGTTTTTCGTTGGTGATTACCGGCCTGGAGGACGCAGCGCCCGGCGATGACGACTCTGCCGGCGATGACGATTCCGGCGACGACGATTCCGGCGACGACGATTCCGGCGACGATGACGCGACCGGCGGCAACCCCGCCGATGACGATGACGACGATAACGACGGCGGCGGCTGCGGCTGCTGA
- a CDS encoding GGDEF domain-containing protein: MDDPTRPQEIQEPTGDSANSGYACLVMVYGEYPGRRYLIEEESLLAGRAPDCDIHLADASVSRHHCRFEPEPEGVSIVDLESTNITLVNGTPIARQRLADGDRIAIGRSLFKFLHNDNIETSYHAVIVRVMTTDPLTGAFNRSHFKKEIGHGLYRLKRYKRPITLVFMDLDRFQNINDRFGELAGDRVLTQLGNLVFGALRAGDVFCRWGGEKFAVLLPETTMTGAIAIAERLRQRVESTHFSFEEQAISVTLSMGLAEANGENVSAEAWIAEADRRLDEAKAAGRNCVRPVRDDT; the protein is encoded by the coding sequence ATGGACGACCCCACACGTCCGCAGGAAATCCAGGAACCAACCGGCGACTCCGCCAACTCAGGCTATGCTTGTCTCGTGATGGTTTACGGCGAGTATCCGGGACGCCGGTATCTGATCGAAGAGGAATCGCTTTTAGCCGGCCGCGCCCCGGACTGCGATATCCACCTGGCCGACGCCTCGGTTTCGCGGCATCACTGTCGCTTCGAACCGGAACCCGAAGGCGTGTCCATCGTCGATTTGGAGTCGACGAACATCACGCTCGTCAACGGCACGCCGATCGCGCGGCAGCGTTTGGCGGACGGCGACCGCATCGCCATCGGGCGAAGCCTCTTCAAGTTCCTGCACAACGACAACATCGAGACGTCCTACCACGCCGTGATCGTTCGCGTCATGACCACCGATCCGCTCACCGGCGCGTTTAACCGGTCGCATTTCAAAAAAGAAATCGGGCACGGCTTGTACCGGCTCAAACGCTACAAACGGCCCATCACTTTGGTGTTCATGGATCTCGACCGCTTCCAAAACATCAACGATCGTTTCGGCGAACTCGCCGGCGACCGCGTGCTGACCCAACTGGGCAATCTGGTGTTCGGGGCACTTCGCGCGGGCGACGTGTTCTGCCGGTGGGGCGGCGAGAAATTCGCGGTGCTGCTCCCCGAGACGACCATGACCGGGGCGATCGCCATTGCCGAGCGCTTGCGCCAGCGTGTCGAAAGCACCCACTTTTCTTTCGAAGAACAAGCGATTTCCGTGACTCTTTCCATGGGCCTGGCCGAAGCGAACGGCGAGAACGTGTCGGCCGAGGCGTGGATCGCCGAAGCCGACCGCCGCCTCGACGAAGCCAAAGCTGCCGGCCGAAACTGCGTGAGACCCGTTCGCGACGATACCTGA
- a CDS encoding protein kinase — translation MSRNRNLFLALLAIEMGAIDATRAKEYAARMTAAGPADFLEVLVAEGAISTAQRDILDMMARELYEARIQAQIDSTPSLLAGLSDDSTAADSEDEALLPATPEAAGRYVFRAPDKNAAEIGRGALGRVLVAFDDHLAREVAVKELLPFVEPDDASDSEYEQLQRVALARTARFLREARVTGQLEHPSIVPVYEIGRRDDGTFYYTMKLVRGDTLDEALAACRNLDDRLQLLGHFEDVCQALAYAHSRGVIHRDVKPSNIMLGRFGVTVVLDWGLAKVRGQRDDRGLEIERSVEQLRVAGHTVVGQAIGTPTYMSPEQAEGLIEQIDERSDVWSLGAVLYKILTGSSPFEGRVPSEIIDRVKSETVRPVREVCAEAPPDLAAVAEKALCRDPGERYETAGELAEEVHAFRAGHRIAAYEYGSLELLRRFVRKNKALSALIALLAVTLVVGSALVWRAYGAARTALETAERNEREVHFNIANFLSEKALEAFGRRDFLVAKVFSAASLVHNPYNPFGPYRYPQLSNMEQTDAALRVSPSHSVLYQAAVHGYLSFDDVLVGHTDNVTAVAYSPDGSLLASAGGDKVIRIWHARFHRPIRVLTGHADSVRDVAFFAGGTRLISAGRDGVLIVWNPQTGERLGTLTGHVGEVRAVAVSPKGDVAASVGRDKTLRLWNLADGVAVATWDDHQGVVEDVTFSPDGRWLATVGRDKTIRLRDAVTGRTVAVLRGHDDEITAAAFTPDSKILATGAWDAKVHLWDVETRRRIGTLEGHTDGVRGLAFSADGRRLVTAGWDKTLKLWDVPQRRLIETVVGHADGVFAVAFEPGDEHIVSASGDKTIKVWRVARLNMVKTLHGHDDRIVSFSFSPDGALLASASWDNTLKLWDMETGKLRADVPAHEQGVLSVCFSPDGTTFATAGGDRTIKLWRLDTLQPIATLTGHEGAIRSLAFSPDGLLLASAGRDKTVRLWDVQTARPLATFTDAKDIVWTIDFSPDGRYVAGAAFDKTVRLWDVEKRTLARTLEGHTHWVSGVSFSPDGQVLASSGRDKTVRLWRVETGEPLAVITGHNEWVNYVEFSPDGRRLLTGSDDRTARLWDADTGCLLQTIRVSYEVASIAFTPRGDAFAVDDKEDIIVYPIDFDYWHRDPEGLLRQAESEAGAHLNGSDLAPWTERVVKRAP, via the coding sequence GTGAGCCGCAACCGAAATCTCTTCCTGGCCTTGCTGGCCATCGAAATGGGCGCGATCGACGCCACCCGGGCCAAGGAATACGCCGCCCGGATGACCGCCGCCGGTCCGGCCGATTTTCTCGAGGTGCTCGTGGCCGAGGGCGCGATCTCCACCGCCCAGCGTGACATCCTCGACATGATGGCCCGCGAATTGTACGAGGCTCGCATTCAAGCCCAGATCGATTCAACGCCCTCCCTTCTAGCCGGACTGTCCGACGACTCGACGGCGGCCGATTCCGAGGATGAAGCGTTGCTGCCCGCCACGCCCGAGGCGGCGGGTCGCTACGTGTTTCGAGCGCCGGACAAGAATGCGGCGGAAATCGGGCGCGGTGCGCTGGGGCGGGTACTGGTGGCGTTCGACGACCACCTGGCGCGCGAAGTGGCCGTCAAGGAACTGCTGCCCTTTGTTGAGCCGGACGACGCGTCGGACTCCGAATACGAACAGCTCCAACGCGTGGCCTTGGCCCGCACGGCCCGCTTTCTGCGTGAGGCGCGCGTCACCGGGCAACTCGAGCACCCCAGCATCGTCCCGGTTTACGAAATCGGCCGCCGCGACGACGGCACCTTCTACTACACCATGAAGCTCGTGCGTGGCGACACCTTGGACGAAGCGCTCGCCGCCTGCCGCAATCTCGACGACCGCCTGCAGTTGTTGGGGCACTTTGAAGACGTTTGCCAAGCGCTCGCCTACGCGCACTCGCGTGGCGTGATCCACCGCGACGTCAAGCCGAGCAACATCATGCTTGGCCGCTTCGGAGTGACCGTCGTGCTCGATTGGGGCTTGGCCAAAGTGCGCGGTCAGCGCGACGATCGCGGCCTGGAAATCGAACGCAGCGTCGAGCAGTTGCGCGTCGCCGGCCACACGGTCGTCGGCCAGGCGATCGGCACGCCGACCTACATGAGTCCCGAGCAAGCCGAAGGCCTCATCGAGCAGATCGACGAGCGCTCGGACGTCTGGTCGCTCGGGGCGGTGCTCTACAAAATCCTCACCGGCAGCAGCCCCTTCGAAGGGCGCGTGCCCAGCGAGATCATCGACCGGGTTAAAAGCGAAACCGTGCGGCCCGTGCGCGAAGTGTGCGCCGAAGCCCCGCCGGATTTGGCCGCGGTGGCCGAAAAGGCGTTGTGTCGCGACCCCGGTGAGCGCTACGAAACCGCGGGCGAACTTGCCGAAGAGGTGCACGCCTTTCGCGCCGGTCACCGCATCGCCGCCTACGAATACGGTTCGCTGGAACTCCTGCGCCGCTTCGTGAGAAAAAACAAAGCGCTCAGCGCATTGATCGCGCTGCTTGCCGTGACGCTGGTTGTCGGCTCGGCGCTCGTCTGGCGTGCTTACGGCGCGGCGCGCACGGCGCTGGAAACGGCGGAACGAAACGAGCGCGAAGTCCACTTCAACATCGCCAACTTCCTGTCCGAAAAGGCGCTGGAAGCGTTCGGCCGCCGCGACTTCCTGGTGGCCAAGGTGTTTTCCGCCGCGTCGCTGGTTCACAACCCCTACAATCCTTTCGGCCCCTACCGCTACCCGCAGTTGTCGAACATGGAGCAAACCGACGCCGCGTTGCGCGTCTCGCCGTCGCACTCCGTGCTGTATCAAGCCGCGGTGCATGGATATTTGAGTTTCGATGACGTTCTGGTCGGCCACACCGACAATGTCACCGCCGTGGCCTATTCGCCCGACGGCTCACTGCTCGCCTCGGCGGGCGGCGATAAAGTGATTCGAATCTGGCACGCCCGCTTCCATCGCCCGATCCGCGTTCTGACCGGCCATGCCGACAGCGTGCGCGACGTCGCTTTTTTTGCCGGCGGAACGCGACTGATCTCGGCCGGTCGTGACGGCGTCTTGATCGTGTGGAACCCCCAAACCGGCGAGAGACTCGGCACTTTGACCGGTCACGTCGGCGAAGTGCGGGCCGTCGCGGTTTCTCCGAAGGGCGACGTGGCCGCTTCGGTCGGGCGTGACAAAACCCTGCGCCTGTGGAACCTCGCCGACGGCGTCGCCGTGGCCACTTGGGACGACCACCAAGGCGTCGTGGAAGACGTCACCTTCTCCCCCGATGGGCGCTGGCTGGCCACAGTCGGTCGCGACAAAACCATTCGCCTGCGTGACGCCGTCACCGGCCGCACTGTCGCCGTGTTGCGCGGTCACGACGACGAAATCACCGCCGCCGCCTTCACCCCCGACAGCAAAATCCTGGCGACCGGCGCCTGGGACGCCAAGGTCCATTTGTGGGATGTGGAGACACGCCGCCGCATCGGCACCTTGGAAGGACACACCGACGGCGTGCGCGGCTTGGCTTTCTCCGCCGACGGTCGCCGGCTGGTGACCGCCGGTTGGGACAAAACGCTGAAATTGTGGGACGTGCCGCAACGCCGACTGATCGAAACGGTCGTCGGTCACGCCGACGGGGTTTTTGCCGTCGCGTTTGAACCGGGCGACGAGCACATCGTCTCGGCCAGCGGAGACAAAACGATCAAGGTGTGGCGCGTCGCGCGGCTCAACATGGTCAAAACCCTGCACGGTCACGACGATCGCATCGTTTCGTTTTCCTTCTCGCCCGATGGCGCCTTGCTCGCCTCGGCGTCGTGGGACAACACCTTGAAACTGTGGGACATGGAAACCGGTAAGCTGCGCGCCGACGTTCCCGCTCACGAACAGGGCGTGCTTTCGGTTTGCTTTTCGCCCGACGGCACTACCTTCGCCACGGCCGGCGGCGACCGCACGATCAAGCTCTGGCGACTCGACACGCTTCAACCCATCGCAACGTTGACCGGCCACGAAGGCGCGATCCGTTCGCTGGCCTTTTCGCCCGACGGACTTCTGCTTGCGTCGGCCGGGCGCGACAAAACCGTGCGCTTGTGGGACGTGCAAACCGCGCGGCCTCTCGCCACGTTCACTGACGCCAAGGATATCGTTTGGACCATCGATTTTTCGCCCGACGGGCGCTACGTCGCGGGCGCGGCATTCGATAAAACGGTGCGCTTGTGGGATGTCGAAAAACGGACCCTGGCGCGCACCCTCGAGGGGCACACTCATTGGGTGTCCGGCGTGAGCTTCTCACCGGACGGCCAGGTCCTTGCGTCCTCCGGGCGCGACAAGACCGTGCGACTCTGGCGCGTTGAAACCGGTGAGCCGCTTGCGGTCATCACCGGGCACAACGAGTGGGTTAACTACGTGGAGTTCTCGCCCGACGGCCGGCGGCTGCTTACCGGCAGCGACGACCGCACCGCGCGTCTTTGGGACGCCGACACCGGCTGCTTATTACAGACGATTCGGGTATCCTACGAAGTGGCGAGCATTGCTTTTACGCCCCGCGGTGACGCATTCGCCGTCGACGACAAAGAAGACATCATCGTGTATCCCATCGATTTCGATTACTGGCATCGCGACCCCGAAGGCTTGTTGCGGCAGGCCGAAAGTGAGGCGGGCGCGCACTTGAATGGTTCGGATTTAGCGCCGTGGACCGAGCGCGTGGTTAAGCGCGCTCCGTAA